The following proteins come from a genomic window of Aggregicoccus sp. 17bor-14:
- a CDS encoding UDP-glucuronic acid decarboxylase family protein, producing MATATVRGKRAVVLGGAGFVGSHLCERLLDEGAAVVSVDNLITGAERNVRHLRERPGFEDLRQDITQGPLRVEGPVDFVFNLASPASPIDYAQLPIETLRVGSIGTENGLELARAKGARFLQASTSEVYGDPLVHPQTEDYWGNVNPVGPRSCYDESKRYAEALCMAYAKVHQVPVRIIRIFNTYGPRMRLNDGRVVPAFVGQALRGEDFSLFGDGSQTRSFCYVSDLVDGMYRLMLSDVEGPVNVGNPREMTIREFAEAVRQANGGGGKLQFQPLPKDDPKQRKPDITRARQLLGWEPRVALEQGLQQTLHWFRTVAGAGSRP from the coding sequence ATGGCGACGGCGACGGTGCGTGGGAAGCGGGCGGTGGTGCTGGGCGGGGCGGGATTCGTGGGCTCGCACCTGTGCGAGCGGCTCCTGGACGAGGGGGCCGCGGTGGTGTCGGTGGACAACCTCATCACGGGCGCCGAGCGCAACGTGCGCCACCTGCGCGAGCGCCCGGGCTTCGAGGACCTGCGCCAGGACATCACCCAGGGCCCGCTGCGCGTCGAGGGGCCGGTGGACTTCGTCTTCAACCTCGCCTCCCCGGCGAGCCCCATCGACTACGCGCAGCTGCCCATCGAGACGCTGCGGGTGGGCAGCATCGGCACGGAGAACGGCCTCGAGCTCGCGCGCGCCAAGGGCGCCCGCTTCCTGCAGGCCTCCACCTCCGAGGTGTACGGCGATCCGCTCGTGCATCCCCAGACCGAGGACTACTGGGGCAACGTGAACCCGGTGGGCCCGCGCAGCTGCTACGACGAGTCCAAGCGCTACGCCGAGGCGCTGTGCATGGCGTACGCGAAGGTGCACCAGGTGCCGGTGCGCATCATCCGCATCTTCAACACCTACGGGCCGCGCATGCGCCTCAACGACGGGCGCGTGGTGCCCGCCTTCGTGGGCCAGGCGCTGCGGGGCGAGGACTTCAGCCTCTTCGGCGACGGCAGCCAGACGCGCAGCTTCTGTTACGTGTCGGACCTCGTGGACGGCATGTACCGGCTGATGCTCTCGGACGTGGAGGGCCCGGTGAACGTGGGCAACCCGCGCGAGATGACCATCCGCGAGTTCGCCGAGGCCGTGCGCCAGGCGAACGGAGGGGGAGGGAAGCTCCAATTCCAACCGCTACCGAAGGACGATCCCAAGCAGCGCAAGCCGGACATCACCCGGGCGCGGCAGCTGCTGGGCTGGGAGCCGCGCGTGGCGCTGGAGCAGGGCCTGCAGCAGACACTGCACTGGTTCCGGACGGTTGCCGGAGCGGGCAGCCGCCCCTAA
- a CDS encoding ribbon-helix-helix domain-containing protein → MARKKISTTIYITPEQNERLKALNQKTKVPVAEYIRQGIDLVLEKYKAQLPGQATFDEL, encoded by the coding sequence ATGGCCCGAAAGAAAATCAGCACCACCATCTACATCACGCCGGAACAGAACGAACGCCTCAAGGCCCTGAACCAGAAGACGAAGGTGCCGGTGGCGGAGTACATCCGCCAGGGCATCGATCTGGTGCTGGAGAAGTACAAGGCCCAGCTGCCGGGTCAGGCGACGTTCGACGAACTGTGA